GCCCCGCGCGGGCAGCTCTCGCTCCGGGCCGCCGAGATAAGGCCGGTCGGTATCGGAGAGCTGCTGGCTCGACTGGAGCGGCTGAAGCGCTCCCTGGGCGCCGAGGGGCTCTTCGCACCGGACCGCAAGAAGCCGCTGCCGTTCCTGCCTCAGCTGATCGGCCTGGTCTGCGGCCGGGCCTCGGCGGCCGAGAGGGACGTGCTGGAGAACGCCCGGCGGCGTTGGCCCGCCGTCCGCTTCGAGGTGCGCAACGTCGCCGTGCAGGGCGTGCGTGCGGTGCCCCAGGTGATCCAGGCGGTGAAGGAGCTGGACGAACACGCCGGGGTGGACGTGATCGTCGTGGCGCGCGGCGGTGGCAGCGTGGAGGACCTGCTGCCGTTCTCGGACGAGCAGCTGGTGCGCGCGGTCGCCGACTGCCGTACGCCCGTGGTGTCCGCGATCGGGCACGAGCCGGACTCCCCGCTGCTCGATCTGGTGGCCGATCTGCGGGCCTCGACGCCGACCGACGCCGCGAAGAAGGTCGTCCCCGACGTCGGCGAGGAGCTGGACCGGGTGCAGGCGCTGCGGGACCGCGCGCTGCGGACGGTCCGCGGCCTGCTGGAGCGCGAGGAACGCGGCCTGCAGCACTGTCTGCACCGGCGGGTCATGGAACATCCGCACCGGATGGTGGAGGAGCGCGAACACGAGACGGACGCCCTGGCCGCCCGCAGCCGACGGGTTCTGGGGCACCTGCTGGACCGCGCGGACTCCGAGCTGTCCCACACCCACGCGCGCGTCGTCGCGCTGTCGCCGGCGGCGACGCTGGAGCGGGGGTACGCGGTGCTGCAACGCGAGGACGGCACGGTGGTGCGCGCGGCCGCCGAGGTGGCGGCGGACGAGGAGCTGCGGGCGCGGGTCGCCGAGGGCGAGTTCCGGGTCCGGGTGACGGGCGGCTGAGCGGCACGGTGGGACGTGGCGCGGCCTCCGGCCCCGGGGGAAGCGGCCTGCGCGCGCAGGGCCGGACGACAACAGGCGGAATCGAGGGTGGATCACATGACGGCCAGCACCGACGAGGGCGCGCTCGGCTACGAGCAGGCGCGGGACGAGCTGATCGAGGTCGTACGCCAGCTTGAGGCGGGCGGCACGACGCTGGAGGAGTCCCTGGCGCTGTGGGAGCGCGGCGAGGAGCTGGCGAAGGTGTGCCGCCGCTGGCTCGACGGCGCCCGCGCGCGGCTGGACGCGGCATTGGCGGAGCGGGGCCGACCCCAGGACGGGGCGGCGGGCGCCCCCGGGGCGGGTGCCGGTGGCGGCCGGGACGAGAGCGACGCGGCCGGCTGAGACGCCGACCGGCCACCGCTGGGGCACCTCGCAGGCAGCGGACGCGCCGGACGGCGGGGCGCTGCGGGCTTCACGTCCAGGGGCGGGCATAAGCGCGAACCCGTTTTAGTTGAATGTTGAGTTATTGAAAGTTGAGTGACTTGGCTCACCCGAAGGCCTGAATAGTTGAATCTTAATCTATTCCGGTCCTACGGTGAGGGCTCAGCTTGATCCTCTTTGCTCATCGGAAGGTAAGCAGCATGTCCCTCGTTCTCGACCCCGCCGCCCAGGACCTCCTCTTCCGCGAGGCCCGCACCGCGAACACCTTCACCGACGAGCCGGTGACCGAGGAGCAGGTCCAGGCGATCTACGACCTGGTCAAGTACGGCCCCACCGCCTTCAACCAGTCGCCGCTGCGGGTCGTTCTGGTCCGTACCGCCGAGGCCCGCGCGCGCCTGGTGAAGCACATGGCCGAGGGCAACCGGCCGAAGACCGCCACCGCTCCGCTGGTCGCGATCCTCGCCGCCGACAACGAGTTCCACGAGAAGCTGCCGGAGCTGTTCCCGCACTTCCCGCAGGCCAAGGACGCGTTCTTCGCCGAGCGGCCGGTCCGTGAGCGGTCCGCCGTACTGAACGCCGCGCTCCAGGCCGCGTACTTCATCGTCGGCGTCCGCGCCGCCGGCCTGGCGGCCGGCCCCATGACCGGCCTCGACTTCGCCGGCGTGCAGAAGGAGTTCCTGGACGACGACCACACCCCGCTGATGGTCGTCAACATCGGCAAGCCCGGCGAGGGCGCCTGGTTCCCGCGTTCGCCGCGGCTGGCGTTCGACGAGGTCGTCACCACCGTCTGACCGTCGCGCCGCGCCCGGCGGGACCGTCCGCCGCCACCGGGACACACCGCGGCACCAGGCCGCCGCACCGCTTCGGTGCGGCGGCCTCGCCATGCCCGGGGGACCGGTGCGCGGCCCGAGGAAACCGTGCGCGGCCGGAGCGACCGGTGTCGAGCGGTCCGGGCGGGCGAACCGCCCAGGGGGCGACCCGGGGCCGGGGCGAACG
The genomic region above belongs to Streptomyces marianii and contains:
- the xseA gene encoding exodeoxyribonuclease VII large subunit, with the translated sequence MGLTTSAEAPLPVGEVSRLIGGWIDRLGAVWVEGQITQLSRRPGAGVVFLTLRDPAYDISVSVTCYRQVFDAVADAVAEGARVVVHAKPEWYAPRGQLSLRAAEIRPVGIGELLARLERLKRSLGAEGLFAPDRKKPLPFLPQLIGLVCGRASAAERDVLENARRRWPAVRFEVRNVAVQGVRAVPQVIQAVKELDEHAGVDVIVVARGGGSVEDLLPFSDEQLVRAVADCRTPVVSAIGHEPDSPLLDLVADLRASTPTDAAKKVVPDVGEELDRVQALRDRALRTVRGLLEREERGLQHCLHRRVMEHPHRMVEEREHETDALAARSRRVLGHLLDRADSELSHTHARVVALSPAATLERGYAVLQREDGTVVRAAAEVAADEELRARVAEGEFRVRVTGG
- a CDS encoding malonic semialdehyde reductase; this encodes MSLVLDPAAQDLLFREARTANTFTDEPVTEEQVQAIYDLVKYGPTAFNQSPLRVVLVRTAEARARLVKHMAEGNRPKTATAPLVAILAADNEFHEKLPELFPHFPQAKDAFFAERPVRERSAVLNAALQAAYFIVGVRAAGLAAGPMTGLDFAGVQKEFLDDDHTPLMVVNIGKPGEGAWFPRSPRLAFDEVVTTV
- a CDS encoding exodeoxyribonuclease VII small subunit, with amino-acid sequence MTASTDEGALGYEQARDELIEVVRQLEAGGTTLEESLALWERGEELAKVCRRWLDGARARLDAALAERGRPQDGAAGAPGAGAGGGRDESDAAG